The Mercurialis annua linkage group LG8, ddMerAnnu1.2, whole genome shotgun sequence genome window below encodes:
- the LOC126662314 gene encoding PHD finger protein ALFIN-LIKE 2-like: protein MASISSSPRSVEEIFKDYNARRTALVRALTYDVDEFYTKCDPEKDNLCLYGHPNETWEVALPAEEVPPELPEPALGINFARDGMHRKDWLSLVAVHSDCWLLSVAFYFGARLNRNERKRLFSLINDIPTLFEVVTGRKPVKDKPSMDSGSKSRNSTKRSVDGQVRSNTKLQEENYGEDEDDEHGETLCGSCGGTYNPDEFWIGCDVCERWYHGKCVKITPAKAEMIKQYKCPLCSTKKGRQ from the exons atggcgTCAATCTCTTCTAGTCCTCGTAGTGTAGAGGAGATCTTTAAGGATTATAATGCTCGTCGTACTGCTCTTGTTCGCGCTCTCACTTATG ATGTTGATGAATTTTATACCAAATGTGATCCAG AAAAGGACAATTTGTGTTTGTATGGACACCCAAACGAAACTTGGGAAGTCGCTCTACCGGCAGAGGAAGTTCCTCCGGAACTTCCTGAGCCGGCATTAGGGATTAATTTTGCTAGGGATGGAATGCACCGTAAAGATTGGCTTTCGCTTGTTGCTGTGCATAGCGATTGTTGGTTGCTTTCTGTCGCATTCTACTTTGGTGCTCGACTTAATCGGAATGAAAG GAAGCGTCTATTTAGCCTGATAAATGATATACCCACCCTATTTGAAGTGGTTACCGGAAGGAAACCAGTAAAAGATAAGCCCAGCATGGACAGTGGAAGCAAGTCTCGGAACAGCACTAAG AGATCGGTTGATGGACAAGTAAGAAGCAATACTAAGTTACAAGAAGAAAATTACGGGGAGGATGAAGACGACGAGCACGGTGAGACCCTCTGTGGGAGCTGTGGAGGAACTTACAACCCAGACGAGTTTTGGATAGGTTGTGACGTATGCGAACGGTGGTATCACGGCAAATGTGTGAAGATAACACCAGCCAAGGCAGAAATGATCAAGCAATACAAATGCCCTTTATGCAGCACGAAAAAGGGTAGGCAGTGA